A stretch of Pseudomonadota bacterium DNA encodes these proteins:
- the mshL gene encoding pilus (MSHA type) biogenesis protein MshL, producing the protein MAKDKLTIKRLFLAFSGLICIFMLGSCASTGLKREVQIPKELKQPKVEEVKPPELKIPEFAPATEDISPLKTRIVDIVARNTPLRDVLHVIADATSLNLVMEKGVTPETPVTITLKNVTADDALHTILSSVNYFYTAKNNMLLVKAVDTRIFELGFPSVIQNYNVEVGGDIFGGVTGDLTQTGGGGGGGGGGGGSTGIKGNITQTLKADEAAFNFWQAVEKSLGSILGQTGGGAGGQAGGESIGGEYFTVNRVTGTIMVVASRRNLERVEQYVNTLKKVMGRQVLIEAKVIEVTLSEGFQFGIDWTLVQRNLNLTDTRTTSSFTYGTSGFNTVAPITTGGPVFTITGAPSFGGRRADLNFVMNALEQQGELRILSNPRINMMNGQTALLIVGRNESYIRKVETTTSQGTPPITTFTVDTGSVLSGITIGIVPYINEQGEISLTITPIIAERVSFDSKNIGAVGNQVEIKLPTVDLRELSTTVKVREGQTVVIGGLIKKSEKLTDSQVPFLGNVPLIGYLFKSRDKTEIKTELVIALQPLLL; encoded by the coding sequence AACCTCCAGAACTGAAGATCCCTGAGTTTGCACCTGCCACTGAGGATATTTCCCCTTTAAAAACACGAATAGTTGATATAGTTGCAAGAAATACCCCTTTAAGAGATGTGCTCCATGTAATTGCTGATGCAACGAGCCTCAACCTTGTTATGGAAAAGGGGGTTACTCCTGAAACTCCTGTAACAATCACCTTAAAAAATGTTACTGCAGATGATGCATTGCACACAATCCTCTCGTCTGTAAATTATTTTTACACGGCAAAGAATAACATGCTTTTGGTCAAGGCCGTTGATACAAGGATATTTGAACTTGGTTTCCCTTCAGTAATTCAGAACTATAATGTGGAGGTTGGTGGAGATATATTTGGAGGGGTAACCGGTGACCTCACGCAGACAGGTGGTGGCGGAGGCGGTGGTGGAGGCGGCGGAGGAAGTACAGGTATAAAGGGCAATATAACACAAACCTTAAAAGCCGATGAGGCAGCCTTTAACTTCTGGCAGGCTGTTGAAAAATCACTTGGGAGTATTCTTGGTCAGACAGGTGGAGGAGCAGGTGGCCAGGCAGGTGGGGAAAGCATTGGTGGAGAATACTTTACAGTAAACAGGGTAACAGGCACTATAATGGTAGTGGCATCCAGAAGAAATCTTGAGAGGGTTGAACAATATGTAAATACATTAAAAAAGGTCATGGGCAGACAGGTCCTGATCGAGGCAAAGGTCATAGAGGTAACCCTTTCAGAAGGATTCCAGTTTGGCATTGATTGGACTTTAGTACAGAGAAACCTTAACCTGACAGATACGAGAACGACGAGTTCGTTCACTTATGGTACGAGTGGTTTTAATACAGTGGCTCCTATAACCACAGGGGGTCCTGTTTTTACTATAACAGGTGCGCCGAGCTTTGGGGGCAGGCGGGCAGATTTGAATTTTGTTATGAATGCATTAGAACAACAGGGGGAGTTACGGATACTCTCTAATCCAAGAATTAACATGATGAATGGGCAAACAGCCCTCCTCATTGTTGGAAGGAATGAAAGCTACATAAGAAAGGTAGAAACCACAACCTCGCAGGGTACACCGCCAATCACCACCTTCACTGTTGACACAGGGAGCGTTCTTTCAGGGATTACCATAGGGATAGTACCTTATATAAATGAACAGGGAGAAATCTCTCTCACGATAACGCCGATAATTGCGGAGCGGGTCAGCTTTGATTCAAAAAATATTGGGGCAGTAGGAAATCAAGTAGAAATAAAACTCCCCACAGTTGACCTGAGAGAGTTGAGTACAACCGTGAAGGTCAGAGAGGGTCAAACAGTTGTGATTGGTGGACTTATCAAAAAGTCGGAGAAGCTTACAGACAGTCAGGTACCATTCCTTGGGAATGTGCCTCTTATAGGATACCTGTTCAAAAGCAGGGATAAAACAGAGATCAAGACAGAACTTGTAATAGCTTTGCAACCATTAT